GGCAGGGCCAGCAGGGTGGTGAGCGCGGCGCCCGCGGCGGCGATGCCCAGGGTGGTGCCGGCGGTGTCGAGGAGCCGGGAGGGGTCCGAGGTCGCGGAGTTGCCGACGGCGAACCAGTAGCCGAGCGTGGCCAGCGGGGTCAGGACGGCGATCGCCGTGACCGTGGCGCACCAGGCCAGCGCGGGCCACCGCCATCGGCCCAGCGGTACCGGGAGCGTGGGGCGGGCGGTTCCACCGCCGGTACACGCGCTAGCGAGGAGACCCCAGCCGGCTGCTCCCGCGGGGCAGTCGGGCCCTGGTCAGATCGTGACCGGGCCGTGGGCGGTGGCGAACTCGACCGAGACCAGGCCCGGTTCCTCATCCTCGACCCAGGTGACGTCGATCTGGTCGAGGGGGTGGTCGGCCGGTTCGCCGAGGAATTCGGCGATGGAGGCGGCGTCGCCGGCGATGGAGACCCCGTGGATGGTGGTGGAGGTGCGCGGGTCGGCGCTCGGGCGCTCCTCGATGGGGACCAACCACTGAAGGAAGTAGGGCAGTTGCGGGTCCTCCAGCAGTTCCAGCAGGCCGATCTGCTTCCACCTCAGGTCGAACCCGTCGGGGCGGACACGGTGGCCCTCGGCCGAGGTGCGGCCGAGGCGGGCCTCGACCGGGGCGATGTCGTCGACGGAGACCACCCAACCGAGCCAGCCGCCGCCCTCGGCGGCGCGGCGCGCGACCGCTTGGCCGAAGGGTGCGCGGTCGGCGGCGGGGTGGTCGAGTGTGGTGACGACCTCGACGTAGGTGTCGCCGCTCAGCGGGAGAATAAAATTGCGGGTACCGAATCGCGGGTGCACGCCCCCGTCGACGAACCCGGCGCCGAGGGCCGATCCGATCCACTGGACGGTCGAGACGAAGCTGTCGCGGGCCACCGCATAGGACACGTGATCAAGTCGCACCGTGCCATCATCACCCGCCAACCCGTACAAATCCCGACGCCACGCCCGCCGCCCCGGCCGTGTCCGCCGTGGATTCAGCCGTGGAGCGGATCGATCATCGTCATCCGGCGGGGGGAGGCCGGTAGAAGCCAGGCAGCAGCGCTGCCGCCTCGTCGAGGCCCACGACCCGCTCGATCAGCCGCTGCGGGGCGAGCGCTGCTGCCACAGGATTTGGATCCGGCATGCAGCACCATGCGCACCGCACCTCCAAGAGACAGGCCCTAGACCTGTTCGGTGGCCTCCACGAAGGTGCCGCCGAGGATGGTCTCCAGCTGGACAACCGCAGGCCAGGGCTTCTCGAAGTTCACCACGCTGAACAGGCCGAGCAGCCCAGGGTGCGCTGACGCGGACATCGGCATGACCTGGATGGTGATGTTGGTCCGTAAAGCAGGTGTTCCAGCTGGTCGAGCATGATGGAGCCGCGGACCTCCTGCCGAAGCTCGGTTTGGTGAATGACCGCGCGCAGCTTGAGGAAGCTCTGTCCGTACGGGACAGGATGGCCTGACGGGCCATGCGTACATCGACCAGGACCTGAGCATCCTGGGGAGTTTTGGGTGGCAGCATGCCCGCAGGGTCGGGCGGATCCCCGGCCCGCGTTACGGTTACGCGTGGGAGACGTCGCGCAGGACCGCGAACACGCGGTTCTCGCCAGCAGCTTCTCGGTGCGGCATACCACCAGCCGTCCACACCCCGCGCACGGCGGGCGGGAGCTCCTCCCCTCGGTCGGTGAGCCCGGTCCAGAACGCTATATCGGTCCTGCGCTCCGTGCCGGCCGGGACAGTTCCGTCTCGGGGTCGGGAGTCCCGGGCTGGTAGCAGCCCTCACAGATCAGCAGGAGGCGCGCCTCCCAGGCCCTTCTGCGTCGGGGCCGGCTGAATCCCGTGACCAGGTAGCCCACCCCGGTCTACTCCCGGTCGCACATCGGCAAACACAAGAACCCTCACGTGCAGCCATAACCCCCGTCGACAAGAAGACCTACACGCCTAACCGCAACGGGAGCGCGGTCTACGGCGAGTGGGTGAGCCGCTTCGACGGGCAGCTTGGGGGCGAATTCTTCGAGGTGCGTGGCGGCAACCGTGCACGAAATCCGGATGAACGACTGCGGTTCGAGCGGGCGGCCGTTGACGGTGGTGAAGAGGTGGCCGCTGTCGGGGCTAGCGCCAGCTCGGTGGGGGAGGTATTCGTCGATGACGTGGACGGCGTCGTGGTGGATGGGGCTGGAGGCAGGTGGCTCTGCCACACCACCGCGCCCGTGACCGCACGATGGCCGCTCGGCCCGGTCTGCACCCCCTGCTACCGGAACGCACGCAGCCACCCCATGCCCTGCCTGCTCTGCGAGCGGACCCGGGTGCTGATCGGCCGCGTCGACCTGCGCCGGGTCTGCGGGCCCTGCGCCGGCGTCCCCGACCCCTACGCCTGCGAACGCTGCGCCGGACCGCGCTCCTACAAGGTCGGCCGACTCTGCGACCGCTGCGCCGTCGCCGACCACCTGCAGGACCTGTTCACCGACGTGCCCGAAGCGGCGGGCACCGGGCCGCTCGCGGCGATGCGGGCGGCGCTGGCCCAGGCCTCGGATGCGGGAACGGTCCTGAACTGGCTGCGCGGTTCCCGCTCCGCCCGCCTCCTGCACGACCTCATGACCACAGGCCGCCCGCTCTCCCACACCGACCTCGACGCCACGATCGACGGCCGATCCACGGCGATGACCGCCGAGTATCTGCGCGGCCTGCTGACCGCCTACCAGGTCCTGGAGCCCCGGGACGAACTCGCGGTGCGGATCGTCCGGCACCGCCGAACTCCTCACCACGACCGCCGGGCACGGCCTGACCATCGCCACCCTCGACCAAGGTCGCCTCGACGCCTGGCTCGCGGCCAACCCAGGAACCCGCTACGAAGTCCGCGACTTCGTAGTCTGGGCCCACCGCCGCCACCACGCCCGCGACCTCCTCGTGCCGCACCGCCCGAAGGCCGACCCGGTCGGCCTGGACGAGGACTCCCACTGGGACCTCCTCCACCAGTGCCTCACCGACACCCGCCTCGACCTCGACGTCCGGGCCGCCGGCGGGATCCTCCTGCTGTTCGGCCAGCACCTCACCCGGATCGCAACACTGCCCACCACCGCCTTGACCACCCACGACGGGACGGCGTTCCTCACCCTGGGCCGGACCCCGATCCCGCTGCCCACCACCCTGGCCGACATCCTCACCACCCTCGCCGACCGCCCCGCTCCCCAGGGCTGGGCCGCGAACACCAGCGCAGGATGGCTGTTCCCCGGCCACCTGCCCGGCGCCCATATCTCCGCCGCCGCCCTCAGCCGACGCCTGGCTGCCCATCACATCCCCAACCGGCCCACCCGGACCACTGCGCTGGTGGCCCTCGCGTGCGACCTCCCGCCCGCGGTCCTCGGCCCGATGCTAGGCCTCCACCCGATCACGGCCGTCCAGTGGCGTCGTCGCGCCGCCACAGACTGGACTGCCTATCTCCAAGCACGCCAGCGCGCCCTTACCGACGGGCCTCCACACCCCGTGCACTGATCCGGTCGTCAGGGAAGCCCGCCGGGCCGTGCCAGCTTTGCTACCCCCGTCGGGCCGATCCGGCAGATCTACACTGAGCTGCGAGAACGCTACGGGGGAGCAGGGTCATGGGCGTAGGTACGGGTACGAGCAATGCGGTGGACGGCGAGTGCGCCGTGACCTCCGCGGTCCGGGCTGGAGACACCGACTTGGTGAGGACCCTTCTCCGGGAGAATAGCGACCCCGATTACCTGGACGCCGCGTTCTGCCTGGCCGTCCGGATGCACGCCGGGCACATCGCCCAACTGCTGCTCCAGTACGGTGCGGACTCCGGCCAGAGCAGGCCCGAGGACCTCATCCCCTTGAGCGAGGGGGTCGACTCGGGTTCGCCCGCTCTGTTTGAGGCGCTCCTGGGCCACGAGATCCGGGGCAGATATCCCGAGACCGAGCTCCTGGAGGCGCGGGACCTCGCACGCCGCTGGCACGAGACGGGGGCCGAGGCCGAACTGCGACGCCGTACAGGATCCCGGGATGCCATCGTCCGTACGCAGGTTCAAGACGACGAGTACGACAGCGTCGACGAGTTCACCCTTGGTGGCATGACCGTGCGAGACGGCCATGGGGCGATCCTCACGTTTGCCGAGGAACTGCTCGGGGTCCGGACCTCGTTCGAGGAGCTGATGGACCGCGCGTTGGCCCACGCCGACCAGGAGAACCACTCGACATGGAACAGTGTCACCATCCTGTTGGGCGGCCGACGCGATGAGGCGACCTGGACAGCTGCCGCAGCGCTGCGGACGGACCCGGACCCGTCCCGCCGATTGTTCGGTGCCGAGGTGCTCCGGCTGACCCATCTGTTCGACGACAGCGACGAGGACGCGTTCGCTGGTCCCGCTCTGGACATGTTCACCGACTGGTCGGCCGAGGAGACGGACCTCGCCGTGCTCACCGAGGTGCTGGTCGCTCTTGGTGAACACATCGACCCCCGCGCGGAGGCGGCTCTTCTGCCTCATGCCGGCCATCCCGATGCCCGAGTACGGCGTGCGGTGGCGCAGGGATTCAGCGAGTGGTCGTCGCCGCCGGCCTTGTCTGGCGACGCTCGCAAGGCACTGCTGCGGCTGATAGCCGATCCGGACGCCGTGGTTCGGAAGACTGCCTGCTGCACGGTTGCCGGGGCCAGGGACAACGATCCCGTCCTCGCCGATGCCATGGCCGCTGTGCTGGGCGACGCGGACCGCCTGGTCCAGCTAGCCGCCGTCTACGGACTCGCCCTCCACAACGACGAACGGTGCGTGGAAGCAGCACGCCTTCTCGGCCCGCCGCAGCGCGGTTCCCTGGAAGAGGAGGGCTACCTCGAGGCGGCGTGGCGCTACGAGTGGCGTCGCGACCACCCCTGACGCCCCCTGCCTTGGCCTATCAGGTGCTCCGGAGCTGGAATACCGCACGGTTCGAATGACGCTCCCCGCCAGCTGGTGGCTACGGCTGGACCACCGAGCGGCGCCGCAAGTACGCCAACGACATCAGCAGCGACGTCACCCTCGTCGGCGTCACCGCCCGCTCCAACCGGCAGAAGAGCGACCAGGACCCGGCGACGTGGATGCCGGCCCCGGCGGTGCACTGCCGGTACATCGGGGAGTGGTGGCCACGAAGCACCGGTGGGCGCTGGCCGTGGACCAGGCCGAGCGGGAGGCGCTGCTGCGGTACGCGGCGAACTGCCCGAACGCGGTGCTGGCCTTCGAGCGGGCGTCCTGACCGCCGGCTCTCGTACGGTCCCGGCGCGGGCCGCCACCACACCGGTGGCGGCCCGCGCTGTCGAGTGTCCGGAGCCGGCCTCGGGGTCCCCCGCAGCGGTGAATTTTCCCCTCGCGTACGCGAGTACGGGATCCGGCTGTGCGCCCCCAACTCGTTCACAACCAGGGCTGACTCACTGCTGCTCCTCCTGGTTACCGGAAGGATGAACCAACCAATCAGCGCCCGCCGCCCGCAAGACCGCCTCGGTCAGGGGTCGGCGAGCATGGCGTGAGTGCCGATCCGCCGCCACACGATGTGGCGGGCCCCGCACCGCAGCTCCCAGCCGTACGACCACGTCGTGCGCCCGTCCGGCGCTCAGGTGAGTAGGTAGACCCCGGGGGTGAGCCGAACGCCCTTCACTGGTGGAGGCCGGCGCGGAAGCAGCCGGTGCGCAGGTCGTCGACGAAGGCCGACACGGTCTGGCGGAAACGGCGGCGCTGCGCTGGGGTCAGGCGGTCCAGGCCGGCGGTGAAGCGGGGCAGGGCCTCGTACGTGGGCACGGTGAACTCCTCCAGGAAGCACGAAGCCCCCGGCCGGTGACCGGGGACGAGGGTGGCTGTTCGTGTTGAAGGGCGTCGGTGACGTGGTCTGCTCAGCGGCGTCGGTTGGTTGGGGCTGTCGTGCGCTGGTGTGCGTTCGATGACGCTCGATTGGGTTGGAGTGGGATTCCGGGGTGGGTGGGGCTCCGGTGGCCGGGGCGCAGCATTCGCACGTCCGCCTCAGTTCTCGTAGCGGGCGCGCATCGCGTCCCAGAACTGCTGGGGCCGG
The Streptomyces sp. NBC_00091 genome window above contains:
- a CDS encoding VOC family protein; this translates as MRLDHVSYAVARDSFVSTVQWIGSALGAGFVDGGVHPRFGTRNFILPLSGDTYVEVVTTLDHPAADRAPFGQAVARRAAEGGGWLGWVVSVDDIAPVEARLGRTSAEGHRVRPDGFDLRWKQIGLLELLEDPQLPYFLQWLVPIEERPSADPRTSTTIHGVSIAGDAASIAEFLGEPADHPLDQIDVTWVEDEEPGLVSVEFATAHGPVTI
- a CDS encoding Scr1 family TA system antitoxin-like transcriptional regulator; translated protein: MLRSWSMYAWPVRPSCPVRTELPQAARGHSPNRASAGGPRLHHARPAGTPALRTNITIQVMPMSASAHPGLLGLFSVVNFEKPWPAVVQLETILGGTFVEATEQV